In Phocoena sinus isolate mPhoSin1 chromosome X, mPhoSin1.pri, whole genome shotgun sequence, a genomic segment contains:
- the LOC116747288 gene encoding uncharacterized protein LOC116747288, whose protein sequence is MDVRWVVNPLRSWGPGPPMPTLSVKRLPRVASAISSGNAKGRRVAWKAHVACCRGLSSCSRVLSFVSCLQMQQKVKVTTTCFDLLIFLSCFGLYTSCPPLPSPPLSSPFLSFLVATLHPAPPSPSLVLTDLAETTTIFSFPRAFRGAGAGVEVLFRTHTHWRSSLRSNQRPARRQKTVWRMPARQLRRDQEAQGAPPGPGPSAGNSFHWLCHPSHPTPAAKRHPHFPWAHLVPALSPASTRAGRHPFSVRSLNAARDGGVTYAGACSVGWLEPCVARVSHRPRALMRLPVPGLSS, encoded by the exons ATGGATGTCCGTTGGGTGGTTAATCCCCTGAGAAGCTGGGGGCCAGGACCTCCCATGCCCACGCTTTCTGTTAAGCGTCTGCCCAGAGTGGCCTCAGCCATCTCCTCGGGGAA CGCCAAGGGTCGGCGTGTCGCGTGGAAAGCCCACGTGGCTTGTTGCCGGGGACTGAGTTCTTGCTCCAGGGTCCTAAGCTTTGTGTCTTGCCTTCAGATGCAGCAGAAGGTCAAGGTAACGACGACGTGCTTTGACTTACTCATCTTCCTCTCCTGCTTTGGCCTCTACACTTCAtgtccacccctcccctcccctcccctctcctccccatttCTCTCATTCCTTGTCGCCACTCTCCACCCCGCGCCCCCGTCCCCTTCCCTGGTGCTCACCGACTTGGCTGAAACCACGACCATCTTTAGTTTTCCACGTGCGTTTCGGGGTGCTGGGGCGGGCGTGGAGGTCCTGTTCAGGACTCATACCCACTGGCGGTCATCCCTGCGAAGCAACCAGAGGCCTGCCCGCAGGCAGAAGACAGTCTGGCGCATGCCAGCTCGGCAGCTGCGCAGAGATCAGGAGGCTCAGGGCGCACCTCCTGGCCCTGGCCCATCCGCTGGGAACAGCTTCCACTGGCTCTGTCACCCATCCCACCCCACACCTGCCGCCAAGCGACACCCGCATTTTCCCTGGGCCCATCTGGTGCCCGCCTTGAGCCCAGCGAGCACCAGGGCGGGCAGGCATCCCTTCTCCGTGAGGAGCCTGAATGCGGCCCGGGACGGCGGAGTGACTTACGCTGGCGCCTGCTCAGTCGGTTGGTTAGAGCCGTGCGTGGCCCGAGTTTCCCACAGGCCCAGGGCTCTGATGAGGCTCCCAGTCCCCGGCTTATCCTCTTGA